The DNA segment CGCCGCCGGACTCGCCGTCGTCGGGGTGGGCCTCCCCGGCCTTCCAGAGCGCGAAGTCGGCGGGGTGGCGCTTCTCGGCGCGCTCGTCCTCCTCGCCCTGGGCCTCCATCTCCTCGACGTCCTGGTTCGAGAGCTTTCCGTACTCCTCGAACGTCGTCACGTCGAAGTAGACGGACCCGTTGGACTCGTAGGCGTAGCCCTTCTCGACCAGCGTCTCCACCAGATCGATGATCTCGGGGACGTGCTCGCTCACGCGGGGGTAGACCTCCGCTCGGAGGAGGTTGAGCGAGCGCATGTCCTCGAGGGTTTCGGAGACGAACGTGCGGGCAACCTCGCGCTCGCTGTCGCCCAGGTCGTCCTCGCCGATGCGGGCGACGATCTTCTCGTTGACGTCGGTGAAGTTCTCGACGTGGCGGACGTCGTACCCGGAGTGTTCGAGCCAGCGGTGCATCGCGTCGACGTGGACCCACGACCGGGCGTGGCCGAGGTGAGCGTAGTCCGAAACCGTCAGGCCGCAGTAGTAGAGCAACACCGAGTCGGAGTCCTGCGGTTCGAACGTCTCACGCTCGCCGGTCAGCGTGTTCGTCACCTGAAGCGTCATTACCCACTTCTACCGCCAGCGTCGGTTTGAAAGCGTCGATAGGGACACTACGCGCCGACTCGCTCGCCCGGGGTCCGCGAATCGACTCCGTCTCCGGACTTCGATTTCCGGCGGCGCTTCCGAGATAAACGGTTCGAAGGGTGGTGAACGGTCCGAACGGCCGCCGACGTTTATCGGCCGGCGGTACCCACGAAAAGTCGGGTGAGGCGGCGCGAACCGCCTCCACCGCTGGCACTCGGACGAGCGTGCAGGCGCAGGCGACGGGTCACTCCCTCGGCGTCGGGACGCGCTCCAGCGCCGACTCGACGGCCCGGACCGCGTCCGGACCGTCGCGGCGCTCGACCGCCACGCAGAGCGCGTCGCCCCCGACGCCCGCCGCGACGACGTCGATTTCTTCCGCGAGCAACCGCCCGAGCACCGCCGAGAGCGCGGCGGCGTCCACGTCGCCCGCCGCGAGAACGCCGGTCAGCGAGCCTTCGCCGGGCGCGAGCGCGGCGCCGCCGACCGCCAGTAGCGCGTCGTCGGGGTCGTCCGTCTCGCCGAGGCCGCTCCGCATCGAGACGCGGACCCGCCGGTCGTCGGCGTCGTACTCGGACAACGACTCGGCGAACCGCCGGAGCGCGGTCGCGACGGCGTCTCGGTCGGCGTCGCCGCCGACCTCATCGTCGAGGAATCGCGCGGCGGCGGTGTAGTTGACGACGCCCGCGCGGAGCGCGGTCAGCAGGAA comes from the Halorussus vallis genome and includes:
- a CDS encoding DUF7523 family protein, whose product is MSLAEDARAAVRRHPFLLTALRAGVVNYTAAARFLDDEVGGDADRDAVATALRRFAESLSEYDADDRRVRVSMRSGLGETDDPDDALLAVGGAALAPGEGSLTGVLAAGDVDAAALSAVLGRLLAEEIDVVAAGVGGDALCVAVERRDGPDAVRAVESALERVPTPRE